The DNA region gttgttgttgttgcaggggAAGGTTTGGGTATTTTCTCTAAAACGTGGATTAAAGCTGGAACAGAAATGGGTCCATTCACCGGACGTTTGATTTCCCCTGAACACGTCGACCTGTACAAGAACAACAACCTCATGTGGGaggtaaatgtttatttattaatatttgaatttattttcttcaagCAAAATAAGAAGCACACAATTAACTTATCTACCTGTAACAAACTAACAGCTAACTGACGGCTGGTCAACCTGCTGACTCCTCTGTTTCCAACTGACTGGTTCCACCCGCTGACCACTCAccagctctctgctctctgacaCTAACTCCAGGATGACCAGCTGTGGTCAGCTGCTCTGTAGAACTCGTCCAAATGAGCTGAATCCAACTGTTTACTCACTTAAAGGGAACGAGCAAGTGACTGATTAGCATTAGCTCATGAAGGTCACTCAGCCAACTCTGACTTCCTGCCATAAATGTTAATAATCAGGTGAAGTGATCCTGTGAATGTTAATAATAACTCTCAGGTATGAAAGTGAGCGGAGTGGTgaccaggtgtgtgttgtgtgttgtgtgttcaggtgtttaACGAGGACGGGTCGGTGCGGTTCTTCATCGACGCGAGTCAGGAGGACCAGAGGAGCTGGATGACCTACATCAAGTGTGCCAGGAACGAGCAGGAGCAGAACCTGGAGGTGGTTCAGATCGGCAGCAGCATCTTCTACAAGGCCGTGGAGGTCCGTGAACAGCActacacactccacacacaacacacactccacacaagACAACACTACTGCAAAAAGTACACAACATGAGGCGTTGACATCTTCAGACACGGAGCTGCTCACTGTGTCACTGTAATAATCCTCTGGTCTGAGGAACGTTCAGCTTCATCAGAGGAGAACACAAAGCAGCGCAGATCTTCTACCAGAGTCAAAGTAGAAATACAAGAGTTTAGCAATAAAAATCACAAATTCAATAAATCTCTGAAGTGAAGAGCAGAAATATAATCTTCAACATGAAATGCtgatgattatttttatatttgatctTCTTTACTCACTGTGTTCAATCTaatatgtgtgaatgtaaaatctGTGTGATGGAATaatggaagagaagaagaggttCTGATGACCGGACCAGTGAAGCTTCCTTCAGTTCTTTAAATTATCATTTAATAACATTcttcatttgtgtttattaataatCTGGTTGCAAAAACCTTAACTCACACATTTATGTAATCCAGAATAAAATCTAGAAAAACTGTGAGAGAAAAAAACCATTTCAGAAATAAACAAGTTAAGGAGAAAGTTCCGTATTTTAATCTCCGGCGtcatggaggaagaggagatccGAGCTGATTGGTTTGTGTGGTGGAGTCCAGGTGtgtgtcgccccctgctggcacgAAGACGACAGGCGATAAACGGGATGTTTCTCTTATTGGATGTTTCGGTGTCGCTCTCCTCAGACGATCCCTCCGGACCAGGAGCTGCTCGTCTGGTACGGGAACTCCCACAGCACGTTCCTGGGAATCCCCGGGATCcccgggctggaggaggagcagagcaagAAGAGCAAGGCCGGTGAGGGTCACCGATTTCATCATGCTATTGATTTCATCATGTTATTGATTTCATCCTGTTATTGATTTCATCATGTTATTGATTTCATCCTGTTATTGATCCGTGGCTTcacaaacaacagcaacacagtTTCCTCATGAACTGAGAGATTAAACGTGACCAGAAGTTGAGACATGATATCACTGTTTTCAATGATATAAACAGAATTCAATTCAaaactttaatattttatataaaaggtTATCGTTAAATGTTCAGtgaatttcaaattaaagtataaatgatgaaattaaatgattaacaaataaaaaaatgtctttcatacACAGCAGGTGAACTGTCAATAACTAGTGAGACAGCGCCATCTGCTGATGAGACATTAAAGCTCAACTCGGAGTTATGACACTcttgaaaaagatagaaataaaTATcctaaatagaaataaaagataaatcaataaatgataTTAACATATTACATAAAAATAGaagacatttataaaaaataacaaataaatataaatacaaatatacataaaaaaatagatttttatatatacacacaaaactatacaattatataaaaaagaagATATGAATAACACCAATTTAGagcaatagaaaaataaaaattatgtATATCAATAAGAAAGTTACATATAAAAATaggtttttataaataaaacacgtgataaaaatatgtaatttttgGAAACAGCTGCTCAGTTAGTTTTCTCTCAAACAAACGAGGAAATGATTGTTCCCTGTTCCTGCTAAAGTCTTCAtcacctctgctcctcttcctcacagatGAGTTCCACACCTGTgagggctcctcctcctcctcctgctcctcctcttcctccacctcctcctcctcctcctcctcctccgctgtgGGACGCATGCGCTGCGTCATCTGTCATCGTGGGTTCAACTCCCGCAGCAACCTGCGCTCGCACATGCGCATCCACACGCTGGACAAACCCTTCGTGTGTCGCTTCTGTAACCGGCGCTTCAGCCAGTCGTCCACGCTGAGGAACCACGTGCGGCTGCACACCGGCGAGCGGCCCTACAAGTGCCACGTCTGCCAGTCCGCCTACTCCCAGCTGGCCGGCCTCCGGGCGCACCAGAAGAGCGCCCGGCACCGGCCCACCGGGGGGGCGCCGGAGGGGGGCGTGGGGGGCCCCGGAGGGGGGGtgcactcacctcctcaccctccACAGCTCAGCGCCATGACTCACCCTGCATCACTGGTCCATCATATACCCACCATGGTGCTGTgattacacatacacacacacacacacaccatggtgCTGTGattacacatatacacacacacacacacaacatggtgttgtgattacacacacacacacacacacaccatggtgCTGTGAttacacgtatacacacacacacccaaccaTGGTGctgtgattacacacacacacacacacacacaccatggtgCTGTGactacacatatacacacacacacacacaccatggtgctgtgattacacacacacacacacacacacacacaccatggtgCTGTGactacacatatacacacacacacacacacacagaccatgGGGCTGTGattacacatatacacacacacacacacaccatggtgctgtgattacacacacacacacacacacaccatggtgCTGtgattacacacatacacacacacacacaccatggtgctgtgattacacacacacacacacaccatggtgctgtgattacacacacacacacacacacaccctggtgCTGtgattacacacatacacacacacacacaccatggtgctgtgattacacacacacaccatggtgctgtgattacacacacacacacacataccatggtgctgtgattacacacacacacgcacacaccatgGTGctgtgattacacacacacacacacacacacacacaccatggtgctgtgattacacacacacacacacacaccatggtgctgtgattacacacacacccacacacacataccatggtgctgtgattacacacacacccacacacacacacacacacaccatggtgctgtgattacacacacacccacacacacataccatggtgctgtgattacacacacacccacacacacacacacacataccatggtgctgtgattacacacacacacacacacacacacatgtgatgaCGTGTGTTACAGTTGCATGATGAGTTTGTATCTAATCACGTGTCTATGAGATGATGATGTTGTGCTGTGGTTGCATGCTAACTCTGCTCCAggttgtaatgtgtgtgttgaacacAAGGAGGCGCTACATTCTCTGAGGCTCCTCATGCTAACAGCTGTTGCTAACAGCTCATGCTAACAGCTGTTAGCCTGAAACTCAGTATGTTTGatgtttattgttaatattgtacCAGGTTGATATCTGTCAGCTGACTCCTACGAGAAAATATTGGAATCTGCATTTCTAATTTCTGTAAATGTTCCTACTTGATTTTTTAGTTGATTTCTGTATAAATATGTTgttaaataatcaaactgagaaTAAAACTGAAGACGAGTAATGTgatgtaaataataaacatgaGATGTGCTTTATGCCCAGAATTTAATTCAACTGTCACTTTATctctgtatatgtatatgtacaaGGTCATATATGACACGTGTATCAGTATATGAAGTATACTATGTTGACCTCTATAAAGAACAAGGTATTTGAACatatataatcataataaaCTATAACATGACGAGAAACATCTGTCGCGACTTTTCATtatatacagtaactgattatctttatatacCGTCATTGAAGGCAGGCATCAGTATGTGTCTCCCTCTAGTGGCCGGTTTGACGTCTGTGATGTTTCCTGCAGGTTGTCTCTGCAGCCTCTAGAGGGCGCTGGAAACATTCAGTCTGCTTTGAGTCATGCAGTTGTTGAATCTGTTCAAACTGTGATTACTCAAAATTGTGGCAGTACCGACACATAATGATGTTTGTGAAGCAGACGCAGGAGATGTGAACTGTGATGTGAGCTGTGATGTgagctgtgatgtgatgtgagcTGTGATGTGAGCTGTGATGTGAGCTGTGATGTGAGCTGTGAGTTGTGTGGTTGTGATTTGCCGACGGCCTGAGGAGCTGATAAGTGAAAACCTCAGAGTCAACACGTTGTGTaagaacagaaaacacaggCTGAGTAA from Limanda limanda chromosome 5, fLimLim1.1, whole genome shotgun sequence includes:
- the LOC133001392 gene encoding PR domain zinc finger protein 12-like, translating into MGSSAALKQPLCLADIITSDILHSFLYGRWRHVLGDHQHHHPGPGPGPGPGPGASPKTAFTAEVLAQSFSGEVQKLSSLVLPSEVIIAQSSVPGEGLGIFSKTWIKAGTEMGPFTGRLISPEHVDLYKNNNLMWEVFNEDGSVRFFIDASQEDQRSWMTYIKCARNEQEQNLEVVQIGSSIFYKAVETIPPDQELLVWYGNSHSTFLGIPGIPGLEEEQSKKSKADEFHTCEGSSSSSCSSSSSTSSSSSSSSAVGRMRCVICHRGFNSRSNLRSHMRIHTLDKPFVCRFCNRRFSQSSTLRNHVRLHTGERPYKCHVCQSAYSQLAGLRAHQKSARHRPTGGAPEGGVGGPGGGVHSPPHPPQLSAMTHPASLVHHIPTMVL